A portion of the Camelus ferus isolate YT-003-E chromosome 16, BCGSAC_Cfer_1.0, whole genome shotgun sequence genome contains these proteins:
- the WFIKKN2 gene encoding WAP, Kazal, immunoglobulin, Kunitz and NTR domain-containing protein 2 isoform X2: MDVKGKKGPVGMPKEATCDHFMCLQQGSECDIWDGQPVCKCRDRCEKEPSFTCASDGLTYYNRCYMDAEACSKGITLAVVTCRYHFTWPNTSPPPPETTVHPTTASPETPGLDLAAPALLNHPAHQSVTVGETVSFLCDVVGRPRPEITWEKQLEDRENVVMRPNHVRGNVVVTNIAQLVIYNAQLQDAGIYTCTARNSAGVLRADFPLSVVRGGQVSATAESSPNGTAFPAAECLKPPDSEDCGEEQTRWHFDAQANNCLTFTFGHCHRNRNHFETYEACVLACMSGPLAVCSLPALQGPCKAYTPRWAYNSQSGQCQSFVYGGCEGNGNNFESREACEESCPFPRGNQRCRACKPRQKLVTSFCRSDFVILGRISELTEEPDAGRALVTVDEVLKDEKMGLKFLGREPLEVTLLHVDWTCPCPNVTVGETPLIIMGEVDGGMATLRPDSFVGASSSRRVRKLREVMHKKTCDVLKEFLGLQ; the protein is encoded by the coding sequence ATGGACGTGAAAGGGAAGAAGGGCCCGGTGGGCATGCCCAAGGAGGCCACTTGCGACCACTTCATGTGTCTGCAACAGGGCTCTGAATGTGACATCTGGGACGGCCAGCCCGTGTGCAAGTGCAGAGACCGCTGCGAGAAGGAGCCCAGTTTTACCTGCGCCTCTGACGGCCTCACCTACTATAACCGCTGCTACATGGACGCCGAGGCCTGCTCCAAGGGCATTACCCTGGCCGTTGTCACCTGCCGCTATCACTTCACCTGGCCCAACACCAGCCCCCCACCACCAGAGACCACGGTGCACCCCACCACGGCCTCCCCGGAGACCCCTGGGCTGGACCTGGCGGCCCCAGCTCTGCTCAACCACCCTGCGCACCAGTCGGTCACTGTGGGCGAGACAGTGAGCTTCCTGTGTGACGTGGTGGGTCGGCCCCGGCCTGAGATCACCTGGGAGAAGCAGCTGGAGGATCGGGAGAACGTGGTCATGAGGCCCAACCACGTGCGAGGCAACGTGGTGGTCACCAACATCGCCCAGCTGGTCATTTACAACGCCCAGCTCCAGGACGCCGGCATCTACACGTGCACCGCCCGCAACTCCGCTGGCGTCCTGCGGGCCGACTTCCCGCTGTCGGTGGTCAGGGGGGGTCAGGTTTCGGCCACCGCAGAGAGCAGCCCCAACGGCACGGCTTTCCCCGCAGCCGAGTGCCTGAAGCCCCCTGACAGTGAGGACTGCGGCGAGGAGCAGACCCGCTGGCACTTCGACGCCCAGGCCAACAACTGCCTGACCTTCACTTTCGGCCACTGCCACCGCAACCGCAACCACTTTGAGACCTACGAGGCCTGCGTGCTGGCCTGCATGAGCGGGCCGCTGGCCGTGTGCAGCCTGCCCGCCCTGCAGGGGCCCTGCAAGGCCTACACGCCCCGCTGGGCCTACAACAGCCAGTCGGGCCAGTGCCAGTCCTTCGTCTACGGCGGCTGTGAGGGCAACGGCAACAACTTTGAGAGCCGCGAGGCCTGCGAGgagtcctgccccttcccccgGGGGAACCAGCGCTGCCGGGCCTGTAAGCCCAGGCAGAAGCTCGTCACCAGCTTCTGTCGGAGTGACTTTGTCATCTTGGGCCGAATCTCCGAGCTGACAGAGGAGCCTGACGCGGGGCGCGCCCTGGTGACGGTGGACGAGGTCCTGAAGGACGAGAAGATGGGCCTCAAGTTCCTGGGCCGGGAGCCACTGGAGGTCACTCTGCTCCACGTGGACTggacctgcccctgccccaacGTGACCGTAGGCGAGACACCACTCATCATCATGGGCGAGGTGGACGGCGGCATGGCCACACTGCGGCCCGACAGCTTCGTGGGCGCATCCAGCAGCCGGCGGGTCCGGAAGCTGCGTGAGGTCATGCACAAGAAAACCTGCGATGTCCTCAAGGAATTCCTGGGCTTGCAGTga